A single window of Halococcus salifodinae DSM 8989 DNA harbors:
- a CDS encoding 30S ribosomal protein S14 translates to MSESETDTGEHATKRTGQIEDCQRCGRKQGLVGKYDIWLCRQCFREIARGIGLNRQIGRASC, encoded by the coding sequence ATGAGCGAGAGCGAAACCGACACCGGCGAACACGCGACGAAGCGAACAGGCCAGATCGAGGACTGCCAGCGCTGCGGGCGCAAGCAGGGCCTCGTCGGGAAGTACGACATCTGGCTCTGCCGACAGTGCTTCCGCGAGATCGCGCGCGGCATAGGGTTAAATCGACAGATCGGAAGAGCGTCGTGTA